A genomic stretch from Setaria viridis chromosome 1, Setaria_viridis_v4.0, whole genome shotgun sequence includes:
- the LOC117841667 gene encoding L-type lectin-domain containing receptor kinase SIT2: MLALLLFILLSRQGEVASSLDDGREFAYHGFAGANLTLDGLATILPGGLLALTNFTYQTKAHAFHPSPMHFLTKTTSVARSFSTSFVFAIVSGYDGLSDHGLAFVVAPTTDFSTANAGQYLGLLNATNGTASHPILAVELDTILTPEFRDINSNHVGIDVNSLVSRQARPAGYYDDAAGGGAFRNLSLNSREPMQLWVDYDGVSKQLNVTLAPVHVPKPKNPLLSEAVDLSTLMAADAMYAGFSASSGVVFTHHYVLGWSFGLDGPAPPLDLSRLPALPRLGPKPRSKVLDVVLPLATASLVAAALATTFFFVWRRRRFAEVREDWEDEFGPHRYAYKDLHRATDGFRERNLLGVGGFGRVYKGVLSPSNLEIAVKRVSHDSRQGVREFVAEVVSIGRLRHRNLVQLLGYCRRKDELLLVYDCMSNGSLEKHLHDPHMPAIFWPERYSIVKGVASGLLYLHEDWEKVVVHRDIKASNVLLDEQMNGHLGDFGLARLYDHGTDAQTTHVVGTMGYLAPELVRTGKATPLTDVFAFGVFLLEVACGRRPIERGEHDNRVVLVDWVLEHHRGGSILEAVDPRLMGKFDLEEAILVLKLGLLCTHPLPNARPGMRKVMQYLEGDQPTPDLPPTYVSYAMMALMQIEGFDSYVMSTSSSTSPTVASIGAVSCGSSATVLAEGR; encoded by the coding sequence ATGCTGGCCCTCCTTCTGTTCATACTGCTGAGCCGTCAAGGTGAAGTGGCCTCGTCGTTGGACGATGGCAGGGAATTCGCCTATCACGGCTTCGCCGGCGCTAACCTCACGCTGGACGGCCTCGCCACCATCCTccccggcggcctcctcgcACTCACCAACTTCACGTACCAGACAAAAGCCCACGCCTTCCACCCGTCCCCGATGCACTTCCTCACCAAGACGACATCCGTGGCGCGCTCCTTCTCCACGTCCTTCGTCTTCGCCATCGTGTCGGGGTACGACGGCCTGAGCGACCACGGCCTCGCCTTCGTCGTCGCCCCGACCACGGACTTCTCCACGGCGAACGCCGGGCAGTACCTGGGCCTCCTCAACGCGACCAACGGCACGGCGAGCCACCCCATCCTGGCAGTCGAGCTCGACACCATCCTGACCCCGGAGTTCCGCGACATCAACAGCAACCACGTCGGCATCGACGTCAACAGCCTCGTGTCGCGtcaggcccggccggccggctactacgacgacgccgccggcggcggcgcgttccGGAACCTGAGCCTGAACAGCCGCGAGCCCATGCAATTGTGGGTGGACTACGACGGCGTGTCCAAGCAGCTCAACGTGACGCTGGCCCCCGTGCACGTGCCCAAGCCCAAGAACCCTCTCCTCTCCGAGGCCGTCGACCTCTCCACGCTCATGGCGGCGGACGCCATGTACGCCGGCTTCTCGGCGTCGTCGGGGGTCGTGTTCACGCACCACTACGTGCTCGGATGGAGCTTCGGCCTCGACGGACCCGCCCCGCCGCTCGACCTCTCCAGGCTCCCTGCCCTGCCACGCCTGGGGCCCAAGCCCCGGTCCAAGGTCCTCGACGTCGTCCTGCCGCTCGCCACCGCGTCGCTcgtcgccgcggcgctcgcGACGACCTTTTTCTtcgtgtggcggcggcgccggttcGCCGAGGTGCGCGAGGACTGGGAGGACGAGTTCGGGCCCCACCGCTACGCGTACAAGGATCTCCATCGTGCCACGGATGGGTTCCGGGAACGGAACCTGCTGGGCGTCGGGGGGTTTGGGAGGGTATACAAAGGAGTGCTCTCTCCATCCAATTTGGAGATCGCCGTGAAGAGGGTGTCGCATGATTCAAGGCAAGGGGTGCGGGAGTTCGTCGCCGAGGTGGTGAGCATTGGCCGTCTCCGACACCGCAATCTCGTGCAGTTGCTTGGCTACTGCCGGCGCAAAGACGAGCTTCTCCTGGTCTACGACTGCATGTCAAATGGTAGCCTTGAGAAGCACCTGCATGATCCACACATGCCAGCCATATTTTGGCCCGAAAGGTACTCGATCGTCAAAGGTGTCGCGTCAGGCCTGCTATACCTTCATGAGGATTGGGAAAAAGTTGTTGTCCACCGGGATATAAAGGCGAGCAACGTGCTCTTGGACGAACAGATGAACGGGCACCTGGGAGATTTCGGCCTAGCGAGATTGTATGACCATGGGACCGATGCTCAGACAACCCATGTGGTTGGCACCATGGGATACCTTGCGCCGGAGCTTGTGCGCACCGGGAAGGCGACGCCATTGACTGATGTGTTCGCATTCGGCGTGTTCCTCCTAGAAGTGGCCTGTGGACGAAGGCCGATCGAGCGTGGCGAGCATGATAACCGTGTTGTGCTGGTTGATTGGGTGCTTGAGCACCACCGCGGTGGGTCGATCCTCGAGGCGGTGGATCCACGGCTCATGGGAAAATTCGACTTGGAGGAGGCTATCCTCGTGCTCAAACTAGGTTTGTTGTGCACGCACCCGTTGCCTAATGCAAGACCGGGCATGCGGAAGGTGATGCAATACCTGGAGGGTGACCAGCCGACCCCTGACTTGCCGCCGACTTACGTGAGCTACGCTATGATGGCGCTAATGCAGATCGAAGGCTTCGATTCTTATGTTATGTCGACGTCATCCTCGACGTCGCCGACTGTGGCTAGCATCGGTGCGGTGTCTTGTGGGTCTTCAGCGACGGTTCTAGCTGAGGGCAGATAA